One Pseudorhodoplanes sinuspersici DNA segment encodes these proteins:
- a CDS encoding AMP-binding protein, whose product MNLAQHIHDAGRNYPSRPAVGFGNYLLHDYATLAQRVARIASALRKDFRLIPGDRVAIVASNVPEYIETLYAIWHAGCVAVPANAKLHGAELAYILEHSGARICFASSDLASVIDTHAPRNIERIVVFNARSYDALLAADVMPVAPREPDDLAWLFYTSGTTGRPKGAMLTHRNLRAMSKAYMSEVDRIGYGDPVLHAAPMSHGSGLYIVPYVEHCGVNVVPESGGFYADEIFKLLEAWPRSSMFAAPTMVNRLVDQSGHCPVDNIRTIIWGGAPMYVEDTIRALERFGPRFAQIYGQGESPMTITLLSRNDIAYTRDARWRERLGSAGRAFKNMEVIVIAEDGTVLPPGEVGEVLCRGEPVMAGYWQDEEASQAALAGGYLHTGDIGSFDEEGYLFLKDRSKDLIISGGSNIYPREVEEVLLRHPGIHEVSVIGRPDREWGEIVVAYVVGNASAADLDTLCLNWIARYKRPRDYVFIPALPKNNYGKVLKRELRLLDAERVVGAG is encoded by the coding sequence ATGAATCTGGCACAGCACATCCACGATGCCGGCCGCAATTATCCGAGTCGGCCCGCAGTCGGCTTCGGCAATTATCTTCTGCATGATTATGCGACGCTGGCGCAGCGCGTGGCGCGCATCGCCTCGGCGCTGCGAAAAGACTTCAGGCTGATACCGGGCGACCGCGTCGCCATCGTCGCCAGCAACGTTCCTGAATATATCGAGACGCTGTATGCGATCTGGCATGCCGGCTGCGTCGCCGTGCCTGCCAATGCCAAGCTGCATGGGGCCGAACTCGCCTATATTCTCGAACATTCCGGCGCGCGGATCTGCTTTGCATCGTCCGATCTCGCGTCGGTCATCGACACGCATGCGCCGCGCAATATCGAACGCATCGTTGTCTTCAATGCCCGTTCCTACGACGCGCTGCTCGCCGCCGATGTGATGCCGGTTGCGCCACGCGAGCCCGACGATCTCGCTTGGCTGTTCTATACGTCCGGCACCACCGGCCGGCCAAAAGGCGCGATGCTGACGCACCGCAATCTGCGCGCGATGAGCAAGGCCTATATGTCGGAAGTGGATCGCATCGGCTATGGCGATCCGGTCCTGCATGCGGCGCCGATGAGTCACGGCTCAGGCCTTTACATCGTACCGTATGTCGAACATTGCGGCGTCAATGTCGTGCCGGAATCCGGCGGTTTCTATGCCGATGAAATCTTCAAACTACTCGAGGCCTGGCCGCGCAGTTCGATGTTCGCGGCGCCGACCATGGTGAACCGGCTGGTGGATCAGTCCGGCCATTGTCCGGTGGACAATATCCGCACCATCATCTGGGGTGGCGCGCCGATGTATGTCGAGGACACCATCCGCGCGCTCGAGCGCTTCGGCCCGCGCTTTGCGCAGATCTACGGCCAGGGCGAAAGCCCGATGACGATCACGCTCTTGTCGCGAAACGACATCGCCTATACGCGCGACGCACGATGGCGCGAGCGGCTCGGTTCGGCGGGCCGCGCCTTCAAGAACATGGAGGTCATCGTCATCGCCGAGGACGGCACTGTCCTGCCGCCGGGCGAAGTTGGAGAAGTCCTCTGCCGCGGCGAGCCGGTGATGGCCGGCTATTGGCAGGACGAGGAAGCGAGCCAAGCCGCTCTGGCCGGCGGCTATCTGCATACCGGCGATATCGGCTCATTCGACGAAGAGGGCTATCTGTTCCTCAAAGACCGCTCGAAGGATCTCATCATTTCCGGCGGCTCCAACATCTATCCGCGCGAAGTCGAGGAAGTGCTGCTGCGGCATCCCGGCATCCACGAAGTCTCCGTGATCGGCCGGCCAGATCGCGAATGGGGCGAGATCGTCGTCGCCTATGTTGTCGGCAATGCCAGCGCGGCCGATCTTGATACGCTGTGTCTGAACTGGATCGCGCGCTACAAGCGCCCGCGCGATTATGTGTTCATTCCTGCATTGCCGAAGAACAATTACGGCAAGGTGCTGAAGCGGGAGCTTCGTCTTCTCGATGCCGAGCGTGTGGTGGGCGCGGGTTGA
- a CDS encoding TerB family tellurite resistance protein — MLQILKDFLNEVGIGDKPAGRFDDNDYRLAAAALLIHVMTIDGKETSAELSKLHDLLKRQFDLDDAATEELIEAGSAADREAVDLYGFTSQLNRSLDEDARRRVVKMMWEMVYADGNMNEFEDNVVWRASDLLGISQRDRVELRRDVAAVSKTRDDA, encoded by the coding sequence ATGCTGCAGATTTTAAAGGATTTCCTGAACGAGGTCGGGATCGGCGACAAGCCGGCGGGCCGCTTCGACGATAACGATTACCGGCTCGCGGCGGCGGCCTTGCTGATTCACGTGATGACCATCGACGGCAAGGAAACCAGCGCCGAATTGAGCAAACTGCACGATCTGCTCAAGCGGCAATTCGATCTCGACGATGCTGCGACGGAAGAGCTGATCGAAGCCGGGAGTGCGGCCGACCGGGAGGCGGTCGATCTTTACGGCTTCACCAGCCAGCTCAATCGTTCGCTTGATGAGGATGCCCGGCGCCGTGTCGTGAAAATGATGTGGGAAATGGTTTATGCCGACGGCAACATGAATGAGTTCGAAGACAATGTCGTCTGGCGTGCATCCGATCTGCTCGGCATTTCGCAACGCGACCGCGTCGAGCTTCGCCGCGACGTGGCGGCGGTCAGCAAGACGCGGGACGATGCCTGA
- a CDS encoding RidA family protein: MSITEVRRNDVTLDVIHPSPDEAWKMPYAPAVRIVGACDLMFLSGCTPSSLYHHHPHRDEEHIHPHSIEEQTKLAMDCIKTILDEVGASFQDIIKITKYLTDMRDCDGMNKAMKPYMGEWRPASTMVCVNQLSSPGARVELDCVVAVPKR; encoded by the coding sequence ATGAGCATCACCGAAGTCCGCCGCAACGATGTCACGCTGGATGTGATCCATCCCTCACCTGATGAAGCCTGGAAGATGCCTTATGCACCGGCGGTGCGGATCGTCGGCGCCTGCGACCTGATGTTCCTGTCCGGCTGCACGCCATCGAGCCTCTATCATCACCATCCCCACCGCGATGAGGAGCACATCCACCCTCACAGCATCGAGGAGCAGACCAAGCTGGCGATGGATTGCATCAAGACCATACTCGACGAAGTCGGTGCGAGTTTTCAGGACATTATCAAGATCACCAAATATCTCACCGACATGCGCGACTGCGACGGCATGAACAAGGCGATGAAGCCCTATATGGGCGAGTGGCGGCCGGCCTCGACCATGGTCTGCGTCAACCAGTTGAGTTCGCCGGGCGCCCGGGTCGAACTCGATTGTGTGGTCGCGGTACCCAAGCGCTAG
- a CDS encoding ABC transporter substrate-binding protein, with the protein MSSGLNRRHLMQGAAAVGAAAAFTGRYARAQEPRTKIRVGLVPLISSGPIFVAQAMGFFEKLNLDVELKYFADGALAIPALIAGELDTTVSTLNAGLFNAVSRGAPYKLILDRGSEKPGSGSMTIAASNEMVKAGMTSVDKMGLLKGKRIAIQAPGGIDQYLLGLGVQRAGLDPRTDVTWNPGLAYPDIVKAIGANQADVANVPVPLGFLVEKNNFGKLVFSGYDIEPNTQLACWAMSGAYLQSNKSAAVRFAMAHTHAGRLFNKAAAAKDPAIVKIVSEATKVPAALIEAAAPRWTWFTEDGMPNIASCMAQGKFWNESMKMVNATVKEDQLFDLSPAVEANKRLAQSNPFG; encoded by the coding sequence ATGTCGAGTGGATTGAATCGCAGACATCTGATGCAAGGCGCTGCCGCCGTGGGTGCCGCGGCCGCTTTCACGGGACGATATGCCCGCGCACAGGAGCCGCGCACCAAAATCCGCGTTGGCCTGGTGCCGCTGATTTCGTCGGGGCCGATTTTCGTAGCGCAGGCCATGGGCTTCTTCGAGAAGCTGAATCTCGATGTCGAGCTGAAGTATTTCGCCGATGGTGCGCTCGCCATTCCGGCGCTAATCGCCGGCGAACTCGACACCACGGTCTCGACGCTGAATGCGGGCTTGTTCAACGCCGTGTCGCGCGGTGCGCCGTATAAGCTGATCCTCGATCGCGGATCGGAAAAGCCCGGTTCGGGCTCGATGACCATCGCCGCCTCAAACGAGATGGTGAAGGCCGGCATGACCAGTGTCGACAAGATGGGCCTGCTGAAGGGCAAGCGCATCGCCATCCAGGCGCCGGGCGGCATCGATCAATATCTGCTGGGGCTTGGCGTGCAACGCGCAGGTCTCGATCCGCGCACGGACGTTACCTGGAATCCCGGACTTGCCTATCCCGATATCGTCAAGGCGATCGGCGCCAATCAGGCGGACGTTGCCAATGTTCCGGTGCCGCTTGGTTTCCTGGTCGAGAAGAACAATTTCGGCAAGCTGGTCTTCTCCGGATACGACATCGAGCCGAATACGCAGCTCGCCTGCTGGGCGATGTCGGGTGCGTATCTGCAATCCAATAAATCCGCCGCGGTCCGTTTCGCGATGGCGCATACGCATGCCGGCCGTCTGTTCAACAAGGCGGCCGCCGCGAAAGATCCGGCCATCGTCAAGATCGTATCGGAAGCCACCAAGGTTCCTGCCGCGCTGATCGAGGCGGCGGCGCCGCGCTGGACCTGGTTTACCGAAGACGGCATGCCGAACATCGCCTCTTGCATGGCGCAGGGCAAGTTCTGGAACGAGAGCATGAAGATGGTCAACGCGACGGTGAAGGAGGATCAATTGTTCGATCTGTCGCCCGCCGTTGAGGCCAACAAGCGGCTGGCGCAAAGCAATCCGTTCGGTTGA
- a CDS encoding ABC transporter ATP-binding protein, with translation MTDHAVAIECRDLGLVFPGAAGESTLALSGVSCCFLPGKVTAIIGPSGCGKSTLLQIVRGFLDPSRGHLNFVKLEGGVAAQRQVTKRPAMSTVWQAFNLFPWLTVLENVVFGLELAGVPKAEREARARKAIAAVDLPGFEKKYPRQLSGGMRQRVGIARALVMNPDVLLLDEPFGALDAQTRLVLQEQLARLVEQSGTTAILVTHSIEEAILLADTILVMSARPGRIVATIDVELPRPRNHATTHEPGFAKLFDQIYGLLRDEVMTAMTTEAGTA, from the coding sequence ATGACCGATCACGCCGTCGCCATCGAATGCCGTGATCTGGGGCTGGTTTTTCCGGGCGCTGCGGGCGAGTCCACGCTCGCGCTCTCCGGGGTCAGTTGCTGCTTCCTGCCGGGCAAAGTGACGGCCATCATCGGGCCGAGCGGTTGCGGAAAGAGCACATTGCTTCAGATCGTGCGCGGCTTTCTCGATCCGTCGCGCGGGCATCTGAACTTCGTCAAGCTTGAGGGCGGTGTGGCGGCACAGCGCCAAGTCACGAAACGTCCTGCGATGTCGACGGTGTGGCAGGCCTTCAACCTGTTTCCGTGGCTGACGGTGCTGGAGAATGTCGTGTTCGGCCTGGAATTGGCCGGCGTACCGAAAGCCGAGCGTGAAGCGCGTGCCCGCAAGGCCATTGCGGCTGTGGACCTGCCGGGCTTCGAAAAGAAGTATCCGCGGCAATTGTCCGGCGGCATGCGACAGCGCGTGGGCATTGCCCGCGCTCTGGTGATGAATCCCGATGTGCTGCTGCTGGACGAGCCGTTCGGCGCGCTCGATGCGCAAACGCGCCTCGTCTTGCAGGAGCAGCTTGCCAGACTTGTTGAGCAGAGCGGCACCACGGCGATCCTCGTGACGCATTCGATCGAGGAGGCCATTCTCTTGGCCGATACGATTTTGGTGATGTCGGCGCGTCCGGGCCGCATCGTTGCGACGATCGATGTCGAATTGCCGCGCCCGCGCAATCACGCCACCACGCATGAGCCGGGATTCGCGAAGCTGTTCGACCAGATTTACGGCCTGCTGCGCGATGAAGTGATGACCGCGATGACGACCGAAGCCGGAACTGCATGA
- a CDS encoding ABC transporter substrate-binding protein, with translation MRSIVACLFAVVALVFDAEPSSAQPLDKVSFGTNWVAEPEHGGFYQALADGTYRKYGLDVTILPGGPNANNRILLPVGKIDFYMSANLLQSFDAVEQNVPTIAVATSFQKDPQVFLAHPDQGIETFEDLKKLNLLVSKEGLVGYYQWLKKDFGFADKQVRPYNFNPQPFFADKRVAMQGYVTSEPYAVETQGKFKPKIFLLADQGFSTYSTLIETRRDLVEKRPDLVQRFVDASIVGWYNYIYGDNKAANELIKKQNPEMTDALIDYSVAKMKEYGIVDSGDSLTLGIGAMTDARVKDFFDKMVRAGVLKPTLDYKKAYTLQFVNKGVGLDLRPK, from the coding sequence ATGCGATCAATAGTTGCTTGTTTGTTTGCGGTTGTAGCACTTGTCTTCGATGCTGAGCCATCTTCAGCCCAACCACTCGACAAAGTCAGCTTCGGCACCAACTGGGTTGCCGAGCCGGAGCATGGCGGCTTCTATCAGGCGCTTGCAGACGGCACCTACCGCAAATACGGACTCGATGTGACCATTTTGCCTGGCGGACCGAATGCCAATAACCGCATTCTGTTGCCGGTCGGCAAGATCGACTTCTACATGAGTGCGAACCTGCTGCAATCGTTCGATGCCGTCGAACAGAATGTGCCGACCATCGCCGTGGCGACCAGCTTCCAGAAGGACCCGCAGGTGTTCCTGGCGCATCCCGATCAGGGCATCGAGACCTTCGAAGATCTGAAGAAGCTGAACCTTCTCGTGTCGAAGGAAGGCCTCGTTGGCTATTATCAATGGCTGAAAAAAGATTTCGGCTTCGCCGACAAGCAGGTGAGGCCCTACAATTTTAACCCGCAGCCCTTCTTCGCTGACAAGCGCGTTGCCATGCAGGGCTATGTGACATCGGAGCCCTATGCAGTGGAGACGCAGGGCAAGTTCAAACCGAAGATTTTTCTGCTCGCCGATCAGGGCTTCAGCACTTATTCGACCCTGATCGAAACGCGCCGCGATCTGGTGGAAAAAAGACCGGATCTGGTACAGCGCTTCGTCGATGCCTCGATCGTCGGCTGGTACAATTACATCTACGGCGACAACAAGGCTGCAAACGAACTGATCAAGAAGCAAAACCCGGAAATGACTGACGCGCTGATCGATTACTCGGTCGCCAAGATGAAGGAATACGGCATCGTCGATTCCGGAGATTCACTGACGCTTGGCATCGGCGCGATGACGGATGCGCGCGTGAAGGATTTCTTCGACAAGATGGTGCGCGCCGGCGTGCTCAAGCCGACGCTGGATTACAAGAAGGCCTATACACTGCAATTCGTGAACAAAGGCGTGGGGCTGGATCTTCGGCCTAAATGA
- a CDS encoding ABC transporter permease: MSDQHLAGSTHVNEGQPVQGAGLKAFFDDPRVLGWGSVALVLLIWEVSAYLSGVSPLYLPRPSQIVVALVAMFLTGGLATDLGVTLYRIFAGFAIALVVGTLLGVWIATSARVRAIADMFIAALYPLPKVTLIPLLIIWLGTGGPFMLTISALGAIFPILINTVLGVRQCDPGLVLAARDLGATKQQIVRKVLIPSAIPAIFAGTRLGLGVSIILVVAAEMVVGKLGLGARLYLSGQILETEQVFAVLIVLATLGIIVTKTQDAIDIWLGRWRIT, encoded by the coding sequence ATGAGCGACCAGCATCTCGCCGGCAGCACGCATGTGAACGAGGGTCAACCCGTGCAGGGCGCAGGGCTCAAGGCGTTTTTTGACGATCCGCGTGTGCTCGGCTGGGGCTCGGTCGCACTCGTTCTGCTGATCTGGGAGGTCAGCGCCTATCTGTCCGGCGTCTCGCCGCTCTATCTCCCGCGACCGAGTCAGATCGTGGTGGCGCTGGTGGCGATGTTTCTGACCGGCGGGTTGGCGACCGATCTCGGCGTCACGCTCTACCGCATCTTCGCCGGCTTTGCGATCGCGCTTGTCGTCGGCACGCTGCTCGGCGTGTGGATCGCGACCTCCGCCCGCGTCCGCGCCATCGCCGATATGTTCATCGCCGCGCTTTATCCGCTGCCGAAGGTGACGCTGATCCCGCTGCTGATCATCTGGCTTGGCACCGGCGGGCCGTTCATGCTCACCATCAGCGCCTTGGGCGCGATCTTCCCGATCCTGATCAATACGGTGCTGGGCGTACGCCAATGCGATCCGGGATTGGTGCTGGCGGCGCGCGACCTCGGGGCGACCAAGCAGCAGATCGTCCGTAAGGTGCTGATCCCGAGCGCAATTCCGGCGATCTTCGCCGGCACGCGGCTTGGCCTTGGCGTATCGATCATTCTTGTCGTGGCCGCTGAAATGGTCGTCGGCAAATTGGGGCTTGGCGCGCGCCTTTATCTCTCGGGACAGATTCTCGAAACCGAACAGGTCTTCGCCGTTCTGATCGTGCTGGCCACGCTCGGCATCATTGTCACCAAGACGCAGGATGCGATCGACATCTGGCTCGGCCGCTGGCGCATCACCTAA
- a CDS encoding serine hydrolase domain-containing protein, giving the protein MAGLLSALFVFIAPVAAESPVPPTSIPDSTPLGVSRERIARIDEALSAQLAKKLWPGSVTLIARGGEIVHFSAHGALDGKGDRPMQKDSIFRIFSMTKPIVSVATMMLVERGALKLDDAIEIYLPELKTLKAFNGGAEPAALQRSVTVQDLLRHSSGLTYSFAGARAKDIADAYAQNDIETFSQDLSPDEVLKRIAAIPLAFQPGTTFEYGVSTDILGILLERVTGKRLDVLIGEMVLSPLKMSDTGFTVPEAKKARLADAFDSDPMKARLWRWARVENDPAARMRLGGAGMVSTAEDYFKFAQMLLNGGELNGMRLLSAKTVEYMLADHIVGMAGTPAAISGPGYRFGLGFAVRTQLGMAVTPGSVGDANWSGIGGTAFTIDPKEKIVGVIMVQAPTNRVHARNLFKNLIYSTVVK; this is encoded by the coding sequence ATGGCGGGGCTCTTGTCCGCTTTGTTCGTGTTCATCGCTCCTGTCGCCGCCGAGTCTCCCGTTCCGCCCACATCGATTCCTGACAGCACGCCACTTGGCGTTTCGCGCGAGCGGATCGCAAGAATCGACGAAGCGCTCTCGGCGCAGCTTGCAAAAAAGCTCTGGCCCGGCTCGGTCACTTTGATCGCGCGCGGCGGCGAGATCGTGCATTTCAGCGCGCATGGCGCGCTGGATGGCAAAGGCGATCGGCCGATGCAGAAGGATTCGATCTTTCGCATATTTTCCATGACCAAGCCGATCGTGTCAGTCGCGACAATGATGCTGGTAGAGCGCGGCGCGCTGAAGCTGGATGACGCGATCGAAATCTATCTGCCTGAACTCAAGACATTGAAGGCTTTTAACGGCGGCGCCGAGCCGGCGGCTTTGCAGCGTTCGGTCACCGTGCAGGATTTGCTGCGTCACAGTTCCGGCCTGACCTACAGCTTTGCCGGAGCGCGGGCCAAGGATATCGCCGATGCCTATGCGCAAAATGACATCGAGACTTTCTCGCAGGATCTCAGCCCGGACGAGGTGCTGAAGCGTATCGCTGCCATTCCGCTTGCATTCCAGCCGGGCACGACATTCGAATATGGCGTTTCGACTGATATTCTCGGCATCCTGCTGGAGCGCGTGACCGGCAAGCGTCTCGATGTGCTGATCGGCGAGATGGTGCTTTCGCCACTCAAGATGAGCGATACCGGCTTCACCGTGCCGGAAGCAAAAAAGGCTCGGCTTGCGGATGCATTCGACAGCGATCCGATGAAGGCGCGCCTGTGGCGCTGGGCGCGTGTGGAAAACGATCCGGCCGCGCGCATGCGCCTCGGCGGAGCCGGCATGGTCTCGACCGCCGAAGATTATTTCAAATTCGCGCAGATGCTTCTGAATGGCGGCGAATTGAACGGTATGCGCCTGCTGTCGGCGAAGACGGTCGAATACATGCTGGCCGATCACATCGTCGGTATGGCCGGAACACCGGCGGCGATTTCCGGGCCGGGCTATCGGTTCGGGCTTGGCTTTGCGGTGCGTACGCAACTCGGCATGGCCGTCACGCCAGGCAGCGTCGGCGATGCCAACTGGTCCGGCATCGGTGGCACAGCATTCACGATCGATCCGAAGGAAAAAATTGTCGGCGTGATCATGGTGCAGGCTCCGACCAACCGCGTGCATGCCCGGAACCTGTTCAAGAACCTGATCTACTCAACCGTCGTGAAGTGA
- a CDS encoding glutamine amidotransferase, with the protein MPQITTQMSLPVLIVLHQENSTPGRVGNLLRKRGVPLDIRKPCLGDPLPDTMAQHAGAVIFGGPQSANDDTEFVKREIDWIGVPLKENKPFLGICLGGQMLARHLGARVDSHADGHVEVGYYPIRPTDEGRSVCEVWPDHVYQWHREGFEQPWGTTLLAEGDTFPVQAFRQGDHAYAIQFHPEVTHAMMCRWTIRGEQRMLLPGAKQRAAHFEDRWVFDYSMQNWLASFLDRWLGGDTKPAAITA; encoded by the coding sequence GTGCCGCAAATCACCACGCAAATGTCACTGCCCGTTCTTATCGTCTTGCATCAGGAGAATTCGACGCCGGGCCGCGTCGGCAATCTTCTACGCAAGCGCGGCGTCCCGCTCGATATCCGCAAACCCTGCCTCGGCGATCCGTTGCCTGACACCATGGCCCAGCATGCCGGCGCTGTGATCTTTGGCGGTCCGCAAAGCGCCAATGACGATACCGAGTTCGTCAAGCGCGAGATCGACTGGATCGGCGTGCCATTGAAAGAGAACAAGCCGTTCCTCGGCATCTGTCTCGGCGGCCAGATGCTGGCGCGGCATCTTGGCGCCCGCGTCGATTCGCACGCGGATGGCCATGTCGAGGTCGGCTATTACCCGATCCGTCCGACCGACGAAGGCCGCAGTGTCTGCGAAGTCTGGCCGGACCACGTCTATCAATGGCATCGCGAGGGTTTCGAACAGCCATGGGGCACAACGCTGCTGGCCGAAGGCGATACCTTTCCGGTGCAGGCGTTCCGGCAGGGCGACCATGCCTATGCGATCCAGTTTCACCCTGAGGTCACCCACGCCATGATGTGCCGCTGGACCATCCGCGGCGAGCAGCGCATGTTATTGCCCGGCGCCAAGCAGCGCGCCGCACATTTCGAGGATCGCTGGGTGTTCGACTATTCGATGCAGAACTGGCTGGCGTCGTTCCTCGATCGCTGGCTCGGGGGCGACACCAAGCCAGCAGCGATCACCGCCTGA
- a CDS encoding RidA family protein produces MSDIKVEVLRSNAVLPANLPFPDGVRINDLVILSGQIGVKPGTLTLVEGGIEAEARQTFENLRLTLEAHGMTLTDIVRAQIMLADMSEWQRFNAVYLEFFPDAAPARSAFGANGLALGARVEIEVFAVRR; encoded by the coding sequence ATGTCTGACATAAAAGTCGAAGTGCTGCGCTCGAATGCGGTGCTGCCTGCCAACCTGCCGTTTCCTGATGGCGTTCGGATCAACGATCTCGTCATCCTGTCGGGGCAGATCGGCGTCAAACCGGGAACGCTGACACTCGTTGAAGGTGGCATCGAAGCCGAAGCGCGACAGACCTTCGAGAATCTGCGCCTCACACTCGAAGCGCACGGCATGACGCTGACCGACATCGTCCGCGCGCAGATCATGCTCGCCGATATGTCGGAATGGCAGCGCTTCAACGCCGTCTATCTTGAATTCTTCCCCGATGCCGCACCGGCCCGCAGCGCCTTCGGCGCCAACGGCCTCGCGTTGGGGGCACGCGTCGAAATCGAAGTCTTCGCTGTCAGGCGGTGA
- a CDS encoding SDR family NAD(P)-dependent oxidoreductase, with translation MTTRDPVAIITGASSGIGLELAKIFARNGHRVVLVARSADKLEKLADEIAAGGDTRPVALVIDLEQPDAGDRIDAVLTQHNLEPQFVVNNAGFGLVGAAASQPRSEQFAMIDLNVRTLTDLSLRWTDSLERHRGGLLNVASVAGFVPGPQSAVYYASKAFVLSFTQALYQEWKARGIRVTALCPGPVPTGFQARAGVPNRDLPGPAVVGAVRVAEEGYRGLMAGQMLVVPGLVNKMIVFLSRLLPRETLLAASDKRQKRRSR, from the coding sequence ATGACGACGCGCGATCCGGTTGCCATCATCACCGGCGCATCGTCCGGTATCGGGCTTGAACTTGCGAAGATCTTTGCGCGCAACGGGCATCGCGTCGTGCTGGTGGCCCGCAGCGCCGACAAGCTTGAGAAGCTCGCGGACGAGATCGCGGCCGGCGGTGATACGCGGCCTGTCGCTCTCGTTATTGATCTCGAACAGCCGGATGCGGGCGACCGCATCGATGCTGTGCTGACGCAACACAATCTCGAACCGCAATTCGTCGTCAACAATGCCGGCTTCGGTCTGGTCGGCGCGGCGGCGTCACAGCCGCGCAGCGAGCAATTCGCGATGATCGATCTTAACGTCCGCACGCTGACGGACCTGTCGCTGCGCTGGACCGATTCGCTGGAGCGGCACCGTGGCGGCCTTTTGAATGTTGCGTCGGTGGCGGGCTTCGTGCCGGGGCCGCAATCGGCGGTCTATTACGCCAGCAAGGCTTTCGTGCTGTCGTTCACCCAGGCGCTGTATCAGGAATGGAAGGCCCGCGGCATCCGCGTGACGGCACTCTGTCCGGGTCCGGTGCCGACCGGGTTTCAGGCCCGCGCGGGTGTGCCAAACCGGGACCTGCCGGGCCCGGCTGTGGTCGGCGCCGTGCGCGTCGCCGAAGAGGGTTATCGCGGCCTGATGGCCGGCCAGATGCTGGTCGTGCCGGGCCTCGTCAACAAGATGATTGTTTTCCTGTCGCGCCTTCTGCCGCGCGAAACGCTGCTGGCGGCATCGGACAAACGGCAGAAACGCCGCAGCAGATAG